From a region of the Microterricola gilva genome:
- the tsaD gene encoding tRNA (adenosine(37)-N6)-threonylcarbamoyltransferase complex transferase subunit TsaD, giving the protein MNRTDPLVLGIETSCDETGIGIVRGTTLLANTIASSMDEHARYGGVVPEVAARAHLEEMTPAITAALAEAGIRLDDIDAVAVTSGPGLAGALMVGVGAAKALAIALDKPIYAVNHLVGHVGADLLATGQDGVSEPLEYPTIALLVSGGHTSLLLVRDLTGDVELLGETIDDAAGEAFDKVARVLGLPYPGGPHIDRLAAEGNPKAIRFPRGLTLPKDMAKHRYDFSFSGLKTAVARWVEKAQDAGEEVPVADVAASFREAVVDVLIGKAIAACIDHGVPRLLLGGGVVANARVRELAGERAAAAGIELRIPPLSLCTDNGAMIAALGAQLIMAGNEPSSLDFGADSTLPVTDIQVH; this is encoded by the coding sequence ATGAACCGCACCGATCCGCTCGTGCTCGGCATCGAGACGAGCTGTGACGAGACCGGCATCGGGATCGTGCGCGGCACGACCCTGCTCGCCAACACGATCGCATCCTCGATGGACGAGCACGCGCGCTACGGCGGGGTCGTGCCGGAGGTTGCGGCCCGCGCGCACCTCGAGGAGATGACGCCGGCGATCACCGCGGCGCTGGCGGAGGCCGGCATCCGGCTCGACGACATCGACGCGGTGGCCGTCACCAGCGGGCCGGGCCTCGCCGGGGCGCTGATGGTCGGCGTCGGCGCGGCCAAGGCGCTCGCGATCGCGCTCGACAAGCCGATCTACGCCGTCAACCACCTCGTCGGACACGTCGGGGCCGACCTGCTCGCCACCGGGCAGGACGGCGTCTCCGAGCCGCTTGAGTACCCGACCATCGCACTTCTCGTCTCGGGCGGGCACACCTCGTTGCTGCTGGTGCGCGACCTCACCGGCGACGTCGAGCTGCTCGGCGAGACGATCGATGACGCGGCGGGTGAGGCCTTCGACAAGGTCGCCCGCGTGCTCGGCCTTCCCTACCCGGGCGGCCCGCACATCGACCGCCTCGCGGCGGAGGGCAACCCGAAGGCGATCCGTTTCCCCCGCGGGCTCACGCTGCCCAAGGACATGGCCAAGCACCGCTACGACTTCAGTTTCTCCGGGCTCAAGACGGCCGTCGCGCGCTGGGTGGAGAAGGCCCAGGATGCCGGCGAGGAGGTGCCAGTCGCCGACGTCGCCGCCAGCTTCCGCGAGGCCGTCGTCGATGTGCTCATCGGCAAGGCGATCGCTGCGTGCATCGATCACGGCGTTCCGCGCTTGCTGCTCGGCGGCGGCGTTGTGGCCAATGCACGGGTGCGGGAACTCGCCGGGGAGCGGGCCGCGGCGGCCGGCATCGAGCTGCGCATCCCGCCGCTGAGCCTCTGCACCGACAACGGCGCCATGATCGCGGCGCTCGGCGCGCAGCTGATCATGGCGGGCAATGAGCCAAGCTCGCTGGACTTCGGCGCCGACTCGACCCTCCCGGTCACCGACATTCAGGTGCACTGA
- the rarD gene encoding EamA family transporter — MENPNEPQITSAPPSAAPVSNAPGAGRSGLIYAGIAYVLWGFLPIYFISLAPSGAFEIVAWRIVFSLVFCILLLAVTRKFKPFFALLMQPRISLTMALAGALIYVNWQTYIYSAMSGQVVEASLGYFINPIVTVFLGVFFLRERLRPAQWAAVGVSVLAVLVIAISAGSVPWIALTLAFSFGFYGYIKKRVGNTVDAVAGLTMETVWLFPVAIVQLIVVAMTVGITFGTVSPVHTALLIGTGVITAVPLILFAAASRRLPLIYMGFIQYFAPIIQFLVGVLILQEPMSPERWIGFSLVWLALLILTVDALANRRGNRQTVAELV; from the coding sequence GTGGAAAACCCCAACGAACCGCAGATCACCTCCGCCCCGCCGTCGGCCGCCCCGGTCTCGAACGCGCCGGGCGCAGGTCGTTCCGGTCTGATCTACGCCGGCATCGCCTACGTGCTCTGGGGATTCCTGCCGATCTACTTCATCTCGCTGGCGCCGAGCGGTGCCTTCGAGATCGTCGCGTGGCGCATCGTGTTCTCGCTCGTGTTCTGCATACTGCTGCTCGCGGTCACCCGGAAGTTCAAGCCCTTCTTCGCGCTGCTCATGCAGCCGCGCATCTCGCTCACCATGGCGTTGGCGGGCGCGCTCATCTACGTGAACTGGCAGACGTACATCTACAGCGCGATGAGCGGCCAGGTCGTCGAAGCCTCTCTCGGCTACTTCATCAACCCCATCGTGACCGTGTTCCTCGGGGTGTTCTTCCTGCGTGAGCGACTGCGGCCTGCGCAGTGGGCGGCCGTCGGTGTCAGCGTCCTCGCGGTGCTCGTGATCGCGATCAGCGCCGGCAGCGTGCCGTGGATCGCCCTCACGCTCGCCTTCTCCTTCGGCTTCTACGGTTACATCAAGAAGCGGGTCGGCAATACCGTCGACGCCGTAGCCGGGCTCACCATGGAGACGGTCTGGTTGTTCCCCGTCGCGATCGTGCAGCTCATCGTCGTGGCGATGACGGTCGGCATCACCTTCGGAACGGTCAGCCCGGTCCACACGGCCCTGCTCATCGGCACCGGCGTCATCACCGCCGTCCCGCTGATCCTCTTTGCTGCCGCATCGCGCAGGCTGCCGCTGATCTACATGGGCTTCATCCAGTACTTCGCACCGATCATCCAGTTCCTCGTCGGCGTGCTCATCCTGCAGGAGCCGATGTCCCCCGAACGGTGGATCGGCTTCTCGCTGGTCTGGCTGGCGCTGCTCATCCTCACCGTCGACGCGCTCGCCAATCGGCGCGGAAACCGGCAAACGGTCGCCGAACTGGTCTGA
- a CDS encoding class I SAM-dependent methyltransferase has product MERSELIELLSPDGLRLLDSLPEWDSSADVVRTVAELRKDGHAPGLVAAVLSQAKLRAKAAGKFGEFARTMLFTEAGLEQATRLRVAALHAGRFAGAGVKHVADLGCGIGGDAIAIAALDLRVTAADADEVTATLASFNLAPFPHANVLHARAEEVDLEALDGGPADGIYLDPARRSAGHGNTSRLTRPEDYTPSLDFAFGLAERFPTGVKLGPGFDRSLIPAEAEAQWVSVDGQLVEMGLWFGALARPGIRRSALVLNRDGSHELAASGDSDDVEVGELGEYIYEPDGAVIRSRLIGDLARSLDASMLSDGIAYLTADTAQETPFATCFRVIERLPADEKKLKAALSARGIGTLEIKKRGIDIDPATLRSRLKLKGSAAATIVLTRAAGKHVTLLVERV; this is encoded by the coding sequence ATGGAACGCTCCGAGCTCATCGAACTGCTCTCCCCCGACGGGCTGCGGCTCCTCGACTCGCTGCCGGAGTGGGACTCCTCTGCCGACGTCGTGCGCACGGTCGCCGAGCTGCGCAAGGACGGGCACGCTCCTGGCCTCGTCGCAGCTGTGCTCAGCCAGGCCAAGCTGCGCGCCAAGGCCGCAGGCAAGTTCGGCGAGTTCGCCCGCACCATGCTCTTCACCGAGGCCGGCCTCGAGCAGGCGACGCGACTGCGTGTCGCCGCGCTGCACGCCGGTCGTTTCGCCGGTGCAGGGGTGAAGCACGTCGCCGACCTCGGCTGCGGCATCGGCGGAGACGCGATCGCCATCGCCGCCCTCGATCTGCGGGTCACGGCAGCGGATGCCGACGAGGTCACCGCGACGCTGGCCTCCTTCAACCTCGCGCCGTTCCCGCACGCGAACGTGCTGCACGCCCGCGCAGAGGAGGTCGACCTCGAGGCACTGGACGGCGGACCGGCCGATGGCATCTACCTCGACCCCGCCCGCCGGAGCGCCGGCCACGGCAACACCTCCAGGCTCACGCGGCCAGAGGACTACACGCCGTCACTGGACTTCGCCTTCGGCCTGGCCGAGCGCTTCCCGACCGGGGTCAAGCTCGGGCCTGGCTTCGACCGCTCACTCATCCCGGCCGAGGCGGAGGCGCAGTGGGTCTCCGTCGATGGCCAGCTCGTCGAGATGGGGTTGTGGTTCGGCGCGCTCGCGCGGCCGGGAATCCGGCGCAGTGCGCTGGTGCTCAATCGGGACGGAAGCCACGAGCTCGCGGCTTCAGGCGACAGCGACGACGTCGAGGTCGGCGAGCTTGGCGAGTACATCTACGAACCGGACGGGGCCGTCATCCGCTCCCGCCTGATCGGCGACCTCGCCCGCTCGCTCGATGCATCGATGTTGAGCGATGGCATCGCGTACCTCACCGCTGACACCGCGCAGGAGACGCCGTTCGCCACGTGCTTCCGTGTGATCGAGCGGCTGCCTGCCGACGAGAAGAAGCTCAAGGCCGCCCTCTCCGCCCGCGGCATCGGCACGCTCGAGATCAAGAAGCGTGGCATCGACATCGACCCGGCGACGCTGCGCTCCCGCCTGAAGCTCAAGGGCTCCGCGGCCGCCACGATTGTGCTCACCCGCGCGGCCGGCAAGCACGTGACGCTGCTCGTGGAGCGTGTGTAG
- a CDS encoding ABC transporter ATP-binding protein: MTNSSPGIVPAAEPETDSREVVVDVRTVTAGYLPGINILTDCSLTARQGELIGIIGPNGAGKSTLLKSIFGLVKVRGGGIFLHGEEITNLKANKLVGKGVGFVPQTNNVFPTLTIQENLEMGIYQKPKGLAERLEFVTAIFPELGKRLSQRAGSLSGGERQMVAMSRALMMGPHVLLLDEPSAGLSPVRQDEAFLRVKEINKAGVTTIMVEQNARRCLQICDRGYVLDQGHDAYTGTGRELLNDPKVIGLYLGTLGQDD, from the coding sequence ATGACGAACAGTAGCCCGGGAATCGTGCCGGCCGCCGAGCCGGAGACCGACAGCCGCGAGGTCGTCGTCGATGTGCGCACGGTGACGGCCGGCTATCTGCCCGGCATCAACATCCTCACCGACTGCTCCCTCACCGCCAGGCAGGGCGAGCTGATCGGTATCATCGGCCCGAACGGCGCAGGCAAGTCAACGCTCCTGAAGTCGATCTTCGGCCTCGTCAAAGTGCGCGGCGGCGGGATCTTCCTGCACGGCGAGGAGATCACGAACCTCAAGGCGAACAAGCTCGTCGGCAAGGGCGTCGGCTTCGTGCCGCAGACCAACAACGTGTTCCCCACCCTCACCATCCAGGAGAACCTGGAGATGGGCATCTACCAGAAGCCCAAGGGGCTCGCGGAGCGGCTCGAGTTCGTCACGGCCATCTTCCCCGAGCTCGGCAAGCGCCTCTCCCAGCGAGCGGGCTCGCTCTCCGGCGGCGAGCGCCAGATGGTAGCCATGTCGCGCGCGCTCATGATGGGCCCGCACGTGCTCCTGCTCGACGAGCCGAGCGCCGGCCTCTCCCCCGTGCGACAGGACGAGGCGTTCCTGCGCGTCAAGGAGATCAACAAGGCCGGCGTCACGACGATCATGGTCGAGCAGAACGCCCGCCGCTGCCTGCAGATCTGTGACCGCGGCTACGTGCTGGATCAGGGCCACGACGCGTACACGGGCACCGGGCGCGAGCTGCTCAACGACCCGAAGGTGATCGGGCTCTACCTCGGCACGCTCGGGCAGGACGACTAG
- a CDS encoding DUF4190 domain-containing protein, with protein MTDQNLPPVPPSEPTPPTTPDVPAAAPEVPAAPEVPAAPAYVAPPAPPAPAYGAPQVPPAPAYGAPEVPPAPAYGAPAYGAPAAGYGQPAFGAAPKTNTFAIVSLVASIAGLFTGITFLVGIIFGHISLSQIKKTAEGGRGMAIAGLIIGYIGLVVGIIVTIALIAFFAALAANPNFDGTYNY; from the coding sequence ATGACCGATCAGAATCTGCCCCCCGTACCGCCCAGCGAACCGACTCCGCCGACCACGCCCGACGTCCCGGCAGCAGCTCCTGAGGTTCCAGCGGCTCCAGAGGTCCCCGCAGCTCCGGCCTATGTTGCGCCCCCTGCGCCCCCGGCTCCCGCCTATGGCGCCCCACAGGTTCCGCCCGCCCCTGCTTACGGCGCCCCGGAGGTTCCTCCGGCTCCCGCGTACGGTGCACCGGCCTACGGCGCCCCGGCTGCCGGTTACGGCCAGCCCGCCTTCGGCGCAGCGCCCAAGACGAACACCTTCGCCATCGTGTCGCTGGTCGCCTCGATCGCCGGTCTGTTCACCGGCATCACCTTCCTGGTCGGCATCATCTTCGGCCACATCTCGCTCAGCCAGATCAAGAAGACGGCAGAGGGTGGACGCGGCATGGCGATCGCCGGCCTCATCATCGGCTACATCGGACTCGTCGTCGGCATCATCGTGACGATCGCGCTGATCGCCTTCTTCGCAGCGCTCGCGGCGAACCCGAACTTCGACGGCACCTACAACTACTAG
- the rimI gene encoding ribosomal protein S18-alanine N-acetyltransferase, whose product MTWQLRRAGAADVPAIMAIETAMFPTDAWSPEAMSRDVSDPKCYYLVAFPPDAPQNIEAYAGLLAPRGAFEADIQTIAVAPGAQGKGLGRVLMLRLIDEARSRGAREIFLEVRADNPGARHLYEKLGFAEIGVRRGYYKPDNVDAVVMRLAIAAPQPGLAQPDKTGLEQQETPS is encoded by the coding sequence GTGACCTGGCAGCTGCGCCGGGCCGGTGCCGCGGACGTTCCGGCGATCATGGCCATCGAGACGGCGATGTTCCCCACCGACGCGTGGTCGCCGGAGGCCATGTCCCGCGACGTCTCAGACCCCAAGTGCTACTACCTGGTGGCGTTCCCGCCCGATGCGCCGCAGAACATCGAGGCCTATGCCGGGCTGCTTGCGCCGCGTGGCGCCTTCGAGGCCGACATCCAGACGATCGCCGTCGCGCCAGGCGCTCAGGGCAAGGGCCTCGGCCGCGTGCTCATGCTGCGGCTGATCGACGAGGCGCGCAGCCGCGGTGCGCGTGAGATCTTCCTCGAGGTGCGTGCGGACAATCCGGGCGCCAGACACCTCTACGAGAAGCTCGGCTTCGCCGAGATCGGTGTGCGCCGCGGTTACTACAAACCCGACAACGTCGATGCGGTCGTGATGCGGCTGGCCATAGCCGCGCCGCAGCCCGGACTGGCCCAGCCGGACAAAACCGGCCTCGAGCAGCAGGAGACACCCTCGTGA
- a CDS encoding ABC transporter ATP-binding protein has product MSNNVTPSAKPIKSVDLHVGDAVPGCRKNDPILIADGVRRTFGGLTAVDVEHVEIPRGAITALIGPNGAGKTTFFNLLTGFDKPDTGTWTFDGTNLAHIPAYRVARMGLIRTFQLTKSLALLSVMDNMKLGATGQVGENMFRALLPFLWRKQDKEIEAKALELLGRFKLHAKKDDYAASLSGGQRKLLEMARALMSDPTLVMLDEPMAGVNPALTQSLLDHILGLKAQGMTVLFVEHDMHMVRHIADWVIVMAEGRVVAEGDPHTVMQNPAVIDAYLGQHHDSDLGSSDSDNVEAIKELLDDEQ; this is encoded by the coding sequence TTGTCAAATAACGTGACCCCCAGCGCCAAGCCGATCAAGTCGGTCGATCTGCACGTCGGCGATGCCGTCCCCGGATGCCGAAAGAACGACCCGATCCTCATCGCCGACGGCGTGCGGCGCACCTTCGGCGGCCTCACCGCCGTCGACGTCGAGCACGTCGAGATCCCGCGCGGCGCCATCACGGCGTTGATCGGGCCGAACGGCGCGGGCAAGACGACCTTCTTCAACCTGCTCACCGGCTTCGACAAGCCGGACACCGGAACGTGGACGTTCGACGGCACGAACCTCGCACACATCCCCGCGTACCGGGTCGCGCGCATGGGCCTGATCCGCACCTTCCAGCTCACGAAGTCGCTCGCGCTGCTCAGCGTGATGGACAACATGAAGCTCGGGGCGACCGGTCAGGTCGGCGAGAACATGTTCCGCGCGCTGCTGCCGTTCCTCTGGCGCAAGCAGGACAAGGAGATCGAGGCGAAGGCGCTCGAACTCCTCGGCCGCTTCAAGCTCCATGCCAAGAAGGACGACTACGCAGCCAGCCTCTCCGGCGGCCAGCGGAAGCTGCTCGAAATGGCGCGCGCGCTGATGAGCGATCCGACCCTGGTGATGCTCGACGAGCCGATGGCCGGTGTCAACCCGGCTCTCACGCAGTCTCTGCTCGATCACATTCTCGGCCTCAAGGCACAGGGGATGACGGTGCTCTTCGTCGAGCACGACATGCACATGGTTCGCCACATCGCCGACTGGGTGATCGTGATGGCGGAGGGCCGCGTCGTCGCGGAGGGCGACCCGCACACGGTCATGCAGAACCCGGCCGTGATCGACGCCTACCTCGGCCAGCACCACGACAGCGACCTCGGCAGCAGCGATAGCGACAATGTCGAAGCCATTAAGGAGCTCCTCGATGACGAACAGTAG
- a CDS encoding ABC transporter substrate-binding protein, giving the protein MSVFAKASASRSVRAMLSGVALIGVSALVLTGCSSTGGGGSTTSPESTTPADAGDALPIAAGDRDLAVKLGQLAPQSGSLAFLGPPQIAAAQLAVDDINAADLGIQLELNVRDEGDTTVDVATGSVTDLLSLGVSAISGAAASAQTRNVYEQVTSAGVVLMSPSNTGLDLTDIADNGLYWRTAPSDVLQGEVLGNLIAEDGNSTLGIIYQNDAYGTGLAETTKTNFEAGGGTVVAESSFNTGDTNFTTQISDVTAQNPDAIALITFDQSKIIIPELVGSGFPGDKLYLVDGNLVDYSADFATGLITGAKGTKPGLDLTKLGDFTDRLLEVDPTLTDFTYAPESYDNIVLFALAAYAANDTTGQSIADYLRQVSGGSGEGEKVTSFEDGVALLKKGEQIDYDGYSGPITFDENGDPTEATIGIYQYDAGNLPSKRLN; this is encoded by the coding sequence ATGAGCGTATTCGCGAAGGCCTCGGCCTCCCGCTCCGTCCGGGCAATGCTGAGCGGAGTCGCCCTCATCGGCGTCAGCGCACTCGTACTGACCGGATGCAGCAGCACGGGAGGGGGCGGCAGCACCACATCGCCCGAGTCCACAACCCCAGCCGATGCCGGTGACGCACTGCCGATCGCGGCAGGTGACCGCGATCTCGCGGTCAAGCTGGGCCAGCTGGCCCCGCAGAGCGGATCGCTCGCTTTCCTCGGCCCGCCCCAGATCGCAGCAGCGCAGCTCGCGGTCGACGACATCAACGCCGCAGATCTGGGCATCCAGCTCGAGCTGAACGTGCGTGACGAGGGTGACACGACGGTTGACGTCGCAACGGGATCCGTGACCGACCTGCTGTCGCTGGGCGTGTCCGCCATCTCCGGCGCGGCTGCATCGGCGCAGACCCGCAACGTCTACGAGCAGGTCACGAGTGCAGGCGTCGTGCTGATGTCGCCGTCGAACACGGGCCTCGACCTCACCGACATCGCAGACAACGGCCTGTACTGGCGTACGGCGCCGTCCGACGTGCTGCAGGGTGAGGTGCTCGGAAACCTCATCGCAGAGGACGGTAACAGCACACTCGGCATCATCTACCAGAACGACGCATACGGCACCGGCCTGGCCGAGACCACGAAGACCAACTTCGAGGCCGGCGGCGGAACGGTTGTCGCGGAGTCGAGCTTCAACACGGGTGACACGAACTTCACGACGCAGATCAGCGACGTGACGGCGCAGAACCCCGACGCGATCGCCCTGATCACCTTCGACCAGAGCAAGATCATCATCCCCGAGCTGGTCGGTTCCGGGTTCCCCGGCGACAAGCTCTACCTGGTTGACGGCAACCTCGTCGACTACAGCGCCGACTTCGCAACCGGTCTCATCACCGGCGCGAAGGGCACCAAGCCCGGTCTCGATCTGACCAAGCTCGGTGACTTCACCGACCGTCTGCTCGAGGTCGACCCGACGCTGACCGACTTCACCTACGCGCCAGAGTCGTACGACAACATCGTGCTCTTCGCTCTGGCGGCCTACGCGGCCAACGACACGACGGGGCAGTCGATCGCCGACTACCTCCGCCAGGTCTCCGGCGGCAGCGGCGAAGGTGAGAAGGTCACCAGCTTCGAGGATGGCGTCGCGCTGCTCAAGAAGGGTGAGCAGATCGACTACGACGGCTACTCCGGCCCGATCACCTTCGATGAGAACGGTGACCCGACCGAGGCGACCATCGGCATCTACCAGTACGACGCGGGCAACCTGCCCTCCAAGCGACTGAACTAA
- the tsaE gene encoding tRNA (adenosine(37)-N6)-threonylcarbamoyltransferase complex ATPase subunit type 1 TsaE, protein MHEFGAAMAARLRAGDLLVLDGPLGAGKTTFTRGLGEGLGIRGTVTSPTFVLARTHPSVVGGPALVHVDAYRLGDARELDDLDIDYANSVVVVEWGAGMLDGVSESWLEMTLQRPTGAAPDGGDSAELDGDEPRVVTVRGFGPRWAGSEFSA, encoded by the coding sequence ATGCACGAGTTCGGGGCGGCCATGGCGGCGCGGCTGCGCGCCGGGGACCTGCTCGTGCTCGACGGACCGCTCGGTGCGGGCAAGACGACGTTCACGAGGGGACTCGGTGAGGGCCTCGGCATCCGCGGCACCGTCACCAGCCCGACGTTCGTGCTTGCCCGCACCCACCCGAGCGTTGTCGGCGGGCCTGCGCTTGTGCACGTCGACGCCTACCGGCTCGGCGACGCCAGGGAGCTCGACGACCTCGACATCGACTACGCGAACTCGGTCGTCGTCGTGGAGTGGGGCGCAGGCATGCTCGACGGTGTGAGCGAGTCGTGGCTCGAGATGACATTGCAGCGGCCGACGGGCGCAGCGCCCGATGGGGGAGACTCGGCCGAGCTGGACGGCGACGAGCCCCGCGTGGTCACCGTGCGCGGCTTCGGGCCGCGCTGGGCCGGTTCCGAGTTCTCCGCGTAG
- the tsaB gene encoding tRNA (adenosine(37)-N6)-threonylcarbamoyltransferase complex dimerization subunit type 1 TsaB, translating into MLLAIDTSAGTSVAIVDRDAGILAERSVADTMRHAEVIGGMIQECLSASGTTRDALSGVVAGMGPGPFTGLRVGIAAARTFALALGRPLVPVVSHDAIAFAHYGSAATVGTAIDAPLLVVTDARRRELYWSAYSGVDALGLPVRRGGPGLAKPGEVSTTVLDGLAFAGEVERLDAAEISAGALGMVAELSFAAGRPFAADEPLYLRSPDVMLSTGPKRVTR; encoded by the coding sequence ATGCTCCTCGCGATCGATACCTCAGCCGGAACGAGTGTCGCCATCGTCGACCGTGACGCCGGGATCCTCGCGGAACGCTCCGTGGCCGACACGATGCGCCACGCCGAGGTGATCGGCGGCATGATCCAGGAGTGCCTCTCGGCGTCCGGAACGACCCGCGACGCCCTCTCCGGCGTCGTCGCCGGTATGGGGCCAGGCCCGTTCACCGGCCTGCGCGTCGGCATCGCCGCCGCCCGCACCTTCGCCCTGGCTCTCGGCAGGCCGCTCGTGCCGGTCGTGAGCCACGACGCCATCGCCTTCGCCCACTACGGCTCGGCCGCGACCGTGGGAACAGCGATCGATGCGCCCCTGCTCGTCGTGACCGACGCCCGCCGCCGGGAGCTGTACTGGAGTGCGTACTCCGGGGTCGACGCGCTCGGCCTGCCCGTTCGCCGCGGTGGCCCCGGCCTCGCGAAGCCGGGCGAGGTGTCGACGACCGTCCTGGACGGCCTCGCCTTCGCCGGGGAGGTGGAACGTCTGGATGCCGCGGAGATCTCTGCCGGCGCCCTCGGCATGGTCGCCGAACTCAGCTTCGCCGCCGGCCGCCCGTTCGCCGCCGACGAGCCGCTCTACCTGCGCTCGCCCGATGTCATGCTCTCCACCGGCCCCAAGCGGGTCACCAGGTGA
- a CDS encoding MerR family transcriptional regulator, translated as MFTIGEFASIGRVSVRMLRHYDEIGLLPPARVDPFSGYRYYAGTQFRELSRIVTLKELGFGLEDVATIVHGGLGPDAVHTMLLRRRAELATQLELDTTRLKRLDAHIRIAEGETIMSDPTGTAAVALRALPEERVAGATAIAPGFGPSNITPVIGPLFDRLRAAMTAAGVSPQGEAIASYDAIEDAPDGESVRASAWLIVPDDVAAGDGFTVQTLPGVIQAATIVHHGSMATIGESWQALHDWIAENGFELAGVCRERYILSQPEPQEDWVTELQQPVATTR; from the coding sequence ATGTTCACCATTGGAGAGTTCGCGTCGATCGGTCGGGTGTCTGTGCGCATGCTCAGGCACTATGACGAGATCGGTCTGCTGCCACCCGCCCGCGTCGACCCATTCTCGGGCTACCGCTACTACGCAGGGACGCAGTTCCGGGAGCTGAGCCGGATCGTCACGCTGAAGGAGCTCGGTTTCGGCCTCGAGGATGTCGCCACGATCGTGCACGGGGGCCTCGGCCCCGATGCCGTGCACACGATGCTGCTGCGTCGTCGGGCGGAGCTTGCAACTCAGCTCGAGCTCGATACGACCAGGCTCAAACGCCTCGACGCGCACATCCGCATTGCAGAAGGAGAAACCATCATGTCTGATCCCACGGGCACCGCAGCAGTCGCGCTCCGCGCACTTCCCGAGGAGAGGGTGGCCGGTGCCACCGCCATCGCGCCCGGTTTCGGCCCGTCGAATATCACTCCGGTCATCGGGCCGCTGTTCGACCGCCTGCGCGCGGCCATGACCGCGGCCGGTGTGTCGCCCCAGGGAGAGGCGATCGCGAGCTACGACGCCATCGAGGACGCCCCAGACGGCGAGAGCGTGCGCGCGAGCGCCTGGTTGATCGTGCCGGATGACGTGGCGGCCGGCGACGGTTTCACGGTGCAGACGCTTCCCGGCGTGATCCAGGCCGCCACGATCGTGCACCACGGCAGCATGGCGACCATCGGTGAGAGCTGGCAGGCGCTGCACGACTGGATCGCCGAGAACGGCTTCGAGCTGGCCGGGGTCTGCCGGGAGCGCTACATCCTCTCGCAGCCGGAACCGCAGGAGGACTGGGTGACCGAACTCCAGCAGCCGGTGGCCACCACGCGGTAG
- the groES gene encoding co-chaperone GroES yields MSVSIKPLEDRIVIKQVEAEQVTASGLVIPDTAKEKPQEGEVVAVGPGRIDDNGNRVPLDVAVGDKVLYSKYGGTEVKFGGEDFLVLSARDVLAVVVR; encoded by the coding sequence GTGTCGGTCAGCATCAAGCCGCTCGAGGATCGCATTGTCATCAAGCAGGTTGAGGCCGAGCAGGTCACTGCGTCGGGACTCGTCATTCCTGACACCGCCAAGGAGAAGCCCCAGGAGGGCGAGGTCGTGGCTGTGGGCCCCGGTCGCATCGACGACAATGGCAACCGCGTACCGCTCGACGTCGCAGTCGGCGACAAGGTTCTCTACTCCAAGTACGGCGGAACCGAAGTGAAGTTCGGCGGCGAGGACTTCCTCGTGCTGTCGGCTCGCGACGTGCTCGCTGTGGTCGTGCGCTAA